The proteins below come from a single Chloroflexota bacterium genomic window:
- a CDS encoding diacylglycerol kinase family lipid kinase, with product MQAELIYNPCGGQVVVRRELDYVVALLSRCGWSVALRETSKPFEATELAHRAVRRGAKVVIAAGGDGTVNEVANGLLNTDVALGVLPMGTTNSWALQMGIPALNPMLPGTKVVKLIAGLEERIARPLPANYYRKVLLDAARVLVEGRTVAVDVGELSGRHFLMWAGIGLDAAVTESISLKEKRALGSWAYVFTAIRSGYRYSSTDVRLSLDGEVVKTSTPLIVVSNIQLYGGVMSIGAKACVNDGKLDVCVFKGDGFFTFVQHALNVLSHRHIRDPKIEYYQCSEIVIESACSLPVHLDGEPFTKTPVAIYTVPSSLKVIVPKIVPGNLLG from the coding sequence ATGCAGGCGGAGTTGATCTACAATCCTTGTGGTGGACAGGTGGTCGTCAGGCGTGAACTTGATTATGTAGTTGCTTTGTTGAGTCGCTGCGGGTGGTCTGTCGCGTTGCGAGAAACCAGCAAGCCGTTCGAAGCGACCGAGCTGGCCCACCGTGCTGTCCGTAGAGGTGCCAAGGTAGTTATTGCGGCCGGTGGCGACGGCACTGTCAATGAGGTGGCCAATGGATTATTGAACACCGACGTGGCACTGGGGGTGCTTCCTATGGGAACGACCAACTCGTGGGCATTGCAGATGGGTATCCCAGCATTGAACCCAATGCTTCCGGGCACGAAAGTGGTCAAGCTGATTGCTGGTCTGGAGGAACGAATTGCACGCCCGTTACCTGCCAACTACTACCGAAAGGTGCTATTGGACGCTGCGCGAGTGCTCGTAGAAGGACGCACCGTTGCAGTAGATGTGGGCGAGCTCTCTGGTCGCCACTTCTTAATGTGGGCAGGTATCGGGCTAGATGCAGCGGTCACGGAAAGTATATCGTTGAAAGAGAAAAGGGCATTAGGCTCTTGGGCTTACGTGTTCACTGCAATCAGGTCAGGCTATCGATACTCTAGCACCGATGTTCGCCTCAGTCTGGATGGAGAGGTGGTAAAGACCAGCACGCCATTGATTGTTGTCAGCAATATTCAACTTTATGGAGGAGTGATGTCGATTGGGGCTAAGGCTTGTGTGAACGATGGAAAGTTGGATGTGTGCGTCTTCAAGGGAGACGGTTTCTTCACCTTTGTGCAGCACGCCTTGAACGTGCTCTCGCACAGACATATCCGAGACCCGAAGATAGAGTACTATCAGTGCAGTGAAATAGTTATTGAGTCAGCGTGCTCACTGCCAGTCCATTTGGATGGTGAGCCTTTTACGAAGACACCTGTCGCTATTTATACAGTACCCTCATCATTGAAGGTCATAGTGCCGAAGATTGTGCCTGGCAACTTGCTTGGCTAG
- a CDS encoding recombinase zinc beta ribbon domain-containing protein, with the protein MPPIRVEDAWPAIIDRETFEAVKKRLADRGPRIVHPRRTSSRYLLSGLARCGHCGKALVGQDAKGGKFAYYVCGTLLKKGPKMCPTKYLPAPKFEGLVIDKIKERILTEENLRELVRLVNEEMDAASAEYRGRLETVAAEIADVNQRLERLYDALETGKLTMDDLSPRIQQLRERQKQLNAAKWELEALLADRHLELADEETVRRFVEDLRALLGESPLTERRAFIRSFVREVKVTGDQVMVTYTIPMPPKGLTEEGVSVPRIVQYGGRCRTVGRTFSFIFNLHGMQTCKRRNEGTSIEAGEGRSGIQKGVQITCSIERS; encoded by the coding sequence TTGCCACCCATCCGGGTTGAGGACGCTTGGCCCGCAATCATAGACAGGGAGACCTTTGAGGCGGTAAAGAAGAGGCTTGCCGACCGCGGGCCCAGGATTGTCCACCCACGCCGGACGTCGAGCCGCTATCTGCTGAGCGGTCTGGCGCGGTGCGGCCACTGCGGCAAGGCCCTTGTGGGGCAGGACGCCAAGGGCGGGAAGTTCGCCTACTACGTCTGCGGCACGCTGCTCAAGAAGGGTCCGAAGATGTGCCCCACGAAGTATCTGCCCGCTCCCAAGTTCGAGGGGCTGGTCATCGACAAGATTAAGGAGCGCATCCTTACCGAGGAGAACCTCAGGGAACTGGTGCGCTTGGTCAATGAGGAAATGGATGCCGCGAGTGCGGAGTACCGCGGCAGGCTAGAAACGGTGGCTGCCGAGATTGCCGATGTCAACCAGCGCCTGGAGCGGCTTTACGATGCTCTGGAGACAGGCAAGCTGACCATGGACGACCTCTCACCGCGGATACAGCAACTCAGGGAAAGGCAAAAGCAACTGAATGCGGCGAAGTGGGAGCTGGAGGCCCTGCTGGCCGACCGCCACCTTGAACTGGCCGACGAAGAGACAGTGAGGCGGTTCGTCGAGGACCTGAGGGCTCTCCTGGGCGAGAGCCCGCTCACCGAGAGGAGAGCGTTCATCCGAAGCTTCGTGAGGGAGGTCAAAGTGACAGGTGACCAGGTAATGGTGACTTACACGATACCGATGCCGCCGAAGGGACTGACTGAGGAGGGGGTATCAGTTCCCCGTATTGTACAATATGGTGGGCGGTGCCGCACGGTAGGTAGAACTTTCAGCTTCATCTTCAATCTCCACGGCATGCAAACATGTAAGAGACGTAACGAAGGGACAAGCATTGAGGCCGGAGAGGGAAGATCTGGGATTCAAAAAGGCGTTCAAATCACCTGTTCAATTGAACGGAGTTGA
- a CDS encoding Asp23/Gls24 family envelope stress response protein, whose product MTEQAVGGSTNIADDVVANIAGVAAREVKGVSKLGASSIRRSIVERLGAGGAKTPGVEVEVGKKEAMVDLSITVLYGHNIPDVADRVRKNVAERLQSLCGLVAKEVNLNIVAIDFPEQAPHPRVA is encoded by the coding sequence GTGACGGAACAAGCTGTAGGGGGAAGCACCAACATCGCCGATGATGTGGTGGCGAACATCGCTGGAGTAGCTGCCCGGGAGGTGAAGGGGGTATCCAAGCTGGGGGCCAGTTCCATAAGGAGGTCCATAGTAGAGCGCTTGGGGGCGGGTGGTGCCAAGACCCCGGGTGTGGAGGTGGAAGTGGGGAAGAAAGAAGCCATGGTTGACCTGAGCATCACTGTCCTCTACGGTCACAACATCCCTGACGTAGCAGACAGGGTGAGAAAGAATGTGGCCGAGAGGCTGCAGAGCTTGTGCGGCCTCGTGGCCAAAGAGGTCAACTTGAACATCGTCGCAATTGATTTCCCTGAGCAGGCCCCGCACCCTAGGGTGGCGTAG
- a CDS encoding Asp23/Gls24 family envelope stress response protein has product MGGNIIIADKVVASIVHVAAAEIEGVHGLGEASLAGRLADALEDAEERTKGVRVKVGQDGVSVDLSLSVVYGYRIPEVADRVRQNVAQALRRRCNLATKVVDINVVGLKLKEGGGAAEQSQDGGEQ; this is encoded by the coding sequence GTGGGCGGCAACATCATTATAGCGGACAAGGTCGTGGCAAGTATTGTCCATGTCGCTGCCGCAGAGATAGAAGGGGTCCATGGCCTGGGAGAAGCCTCCTTGGCAGGACGCCTGGCAGACGCCCTGGAGGACGCAGAGGAGAGAACCAAGGGGGTGAGGGTGAAGGTGGGCCAGGATGGGGTCTCCGTTGATCTGTCTCTGTCGGTTGTCTATGGCTATAGAATCCCCGAGGTGGCGGACCGGGTAAGACAGAATGTCGCCCAGGCGCTCCGGAGGCGTTGTAATCTGGCCACCAAGGTCGTAGACATCAATGTAGTGGGGCTCAAGCTAAAAGAGGGCGGCGGTGCCGCTGAACAAAGTCAAGACGGAGGTGAGCAGTGA
- the phoU gene encoding phosphate signaling complex protein PhoU gives MKLPRLGVNLYKVVFGVGFSLLWAKVMYTIWRQPSFITFVWFYLGLGSLLLKWVFFEIIDRIHMKLMVRGVRRELEESYTRVRQPGMSEYQGKDRQAAVIKMPEVDLEEKLRELENGVLSLADMAERAIERSVECLQRRDMALAAEIVKDDRRLDYRAFGIREGCMRVIATSFLKIEDLRMIVAVLGIITELERIGDYAEGIANITLMIGEQPLLQLPMDVSRMAGRGLEMLRGSVESFKERDVEKAKRIYRLDDDVDALYDSVFRELLLSMVQDRKVITQATRLVWVAHNLERFADRVTNICEWVIYRVTGEMVDMAHQDPP, from the coding sequence GTGAAGTTGCCAAGATTGGGTGTCAATCTTTACAAGGTCGTCTTTGGCGTCGGTTTTTCGTTGCTTTGGGCCAAGGTCATGTATACAATCTGGCGCCAACCTTCCTTCATAACCTTCGTATGGTTCTATCTTGGCCTAGGGAGCTTACTGCTGAAATGGGTGTTCTTCGAGATCATAGACCGCATCCATATGAAGTTGATGGTTAGGGGGGTAAGAAGGGAACTGGAAGAATCCTATACGCGGGTTCGCCAACCAGGTATGAGTGAGTATCAGGGCAAGGACCGACAGGCGGCGGTCATCAAGATGCCCGAGGTGGACCTGGAAGAGAAGCTGCGAGAGCTTGAAAACGGTGTGTTGTCTTTGGCAGACATGGCAGAAAGGGCCATTGAGCGGTCTGTGGAATGCCTTCAGAGGAGGGATATGGCACTTGCCGCCGAGATAGTCAAGGATGACAGGCGGCTGGATTACAGGGCATTTGGAATCCGGGAAGGGTGTATGCGCGTCATCGCCACTAGCTTTCTCAAGATTGAGGATTTGCGAATGATAGTTGCCGTGCTTGGCATTATCACCGAGTTGGAGCGTATCGGTGACTATGCCGAAGGCATTGCCAATATCACCTTGATGATAGGCGAGCAGCCGCTCTTACAGCTGCCGATGGACGTGTCTCGAATGGCCGGCAGAGGGCTAGAGATGCTTCGGGGGAGCGTCGAATCCTTCAAGGAGAGAGATGTGGAGAAGGCTAAACGAATATATCGTTTGGACGACGACGTGGATGCATTGTACGATAGCGTTTTCCGTGAATTGCTCCTTTCTATGGTCCAGGACCGAAAGGTCATTACGCAGGCTACCCGGCTCGTATGGGTGGCACACAATCTGGAGCGATTTGCTGACAGGGTAACCAATATTTGCGAGTGGGTCATCTATCGTGTAACCGGGGAAATGGTCGACATGGCGCATCAAGACCCCCCATAG
- a CDS encoding Asp23/Gls24 family envelope stress response protein: protein MDTLHRMAAITFVLLIATVAVIVLLVSAGIASADILPGQAFSHELGVLAGMGGSQRAVAVLIAAAVLVGMAGYLFAEARVLGYSPPITISEDEAGNITIERESLCLLAERVGAEIPGVRRIHCGVGLGADGLSFACHVSLAFGSPVLEVGQELQQRIKASVEQFTGLAVAGMTVKVRFESGKARRLAS, encoded by the coding sequence TTGGACACCTTACACCGGATGGCCGCCATTACGTTTGTCCTGCTGATAGCCACCGTGGCGGTGATTGTTCTTCTTGTGTCCGCCGGGATAGCTTCGGCAGATATATTGCCCGGGCAGGCCTTCAGCCACGAACTGGGTGTTCTGGCAGGCATGGGCGGCTCGCAACGGGCGGTGGCCGTGCTGATAGCAGCTGCTGTCTTGGTGGGCATGGCGGGCTATCTCTTTGCAGAGGCGAGGGTCTTGGGCTACTCCCCACCCATCACCATCTCGGAGGATGAGGCGGGAAACATCACCATTGAGCGTGAGAGCCTCTGTTTGTTGGCCGAGAGGGTGGGGGCGGAAATACCCGGTGTGCGGCGCATCCACTGTGGCGTGGGTCTTGGTGCTGATGGGCTCAGCTTCGCCTGCCATGTCTCGCTGGCCTTTGGAAGTCCTGTGCTGGAGGTAGGCCAGGAACTGCAACAGAGGATAAAGGCCTCGGTGGAGCAGTTCACCGGATTAGCCGTTGCCGGGATGACAGTGAAGGTGCGGTTCGAATCTGGCAAGGCTAGACGCCTAGCGAGCTGA